A genome region from Desulfurispora thermophila DSM 16022 includes the following:
- a CDS encoding methyl-accepting chemotaxis protein — translation MFPKYSQRIISVRTKLAIPVVLVIFLGMTVIVTNGLYRLKQIITTLEDRQLTMVARTFQNDIDQVFSTATLALQGVAQNPAIQESFAKRDRDKLYQLTAPIFEAAKKAGVDQFQFHLSPATSFLRLHMPEKYGDDLSTIRPTVVACNKSVQTVAALEEGRGGYGLRVVMPMLYRGMHMGSVEYGLRLDEKMLSKWQQITGGQLYIYRRASSTVAWQDNARDKLLLAGTQKEDKFAISNNTLENFFRTNDSQIIRSPDNRYIALLVPLHDLSKKPVGYIKLVQNRSFITQAFTSTAISTGIIVLLSLIATVTLIFFLQSYFLRPLTRLVSCLDSISRGELGACVTIDSNDEFALLSNSFNNMSRRIAGLMRDIAAAAAQFKNNSSHLTHSASNLAANIQQLSASAQELSGASQQLNADTYSLSQQTTNLAAETEKNRSDLQNSIAQVQKITAQVSDLSLVVEKLATHSHNIAGIVNLVTEIAGQTNLLALNAAIEAARAGEAGRGFTVVAAEIQKLAVSSADAGKRIKALIQDVIDEIASINQKMLLSKEAAEESVSIVANSVQRMLAITEGFQEISSRLKGVFAAADMVSGGNQQLVASITAQNSVLAELQSQAEEMATLAAGLNEQLNNQKYLTK, via the coding sequence GTGTTCCCTAAATACTCCCAGCGCATTATTTCTGTACGCACCAAGCTGGCCATTCCAGTAGTCCTGGTTATTTTTCTCGGCATGACGGTGATTGTGACCAACGGTCTGTACAGGCTGAAGCAGATTATCACCACACTGGAAGACAGGCAACTAACCATGGTCGCCCGCACCTTTCAAAACGACATTGACCAGGTTTTTTCCACAGCCACCCTGGCCCTGCAGGGCGTAGCACAAAATCCGGCCATCCAGGAGTCCTTTGCCAAACGGGATAGAGACAAACTTTACCAGCTGACTGCACCCATATTTGAAGCTGCCAAAAAAGCCGGCGTGGATCAGTTCCAGTTCCACCTGTCGCCGGCCACATCATTTCTGCGCCTGCACATGCCGGAAAAGTACGGCGATGATTTAAGTACCATCCGGCCAACCGTTGTCGCTTGCAACAAGTCAGTTCAAACGGTTGCGGCACTGGAGGAAGGCCGGGGTGGTTACGGTTTGCGCGTGGTCATGCCCATGCTGTACCGGGGGATGCATATGGGCAGTGTGGAATACGGTCTGCGCCTGGATGAGAAAATGCTGAGCAAGTGGCAGCAGATAACGGGCGGTCAGCTTTACATCTACCGCCGCGCCAGCAGCACCGTAGCCTGGCAGGACAACGCTAGGGACAAGCTGCTTCTGGCCGGGACACAAAAGGAAGACAAATTTGCTATCAGTAATAATACCCTGGAGAACTTTTTCCGCACCAATGATAGCCAGATTATCCGGTCCCCCGACAACCGGTACATAGCTTTGCTAGTTCCATTACATGACTTGAGCAAGAAGCCCGTGGGTTACATCAAGCTGGTGCAAAACCGCAGTTTTATCACTCAGGCTTTTACCAGTACGGCAATCAGCACCGGAATAATTGTCCTGCTCTCCCTGATTGCCACTGTAACACTAATCTTTTTCTTGCAATCGTATTTTCTGCGCCCTCTGACCAGATTGGTAAGTTGTTTAGACAGCATCTCCCGCGGGGAGTTGGGCGCCTGTGTAACAATTGACAGCAATGACGAGTTTGCGTTGCTTTCCAACAGCTTTAACAACATGAGCCGGCGCATTGCCGGATTAATGCGCGACATTGCTGCCGCAGCAGCACAGTTTAAAAACAACAGCAGCCATTTGACTCACAGTGCCAGCAACCTGGCGGCCAATATCCAGCAACTCAGTGCCTCGGCACAAGAATTATCTGGAGCCAGCCAGCAACTTAATGCCGATACCTATTCATTAAGCCAGCAAACCACCAACCTGGCGGCAGAAACAGAAAAGAACCGTAGCGACTTACAGAACAGCATTGCTCAAGTACAAAAAATCACCGCACAGGTAAGCGATTTGTCTCTGGTTGTGGAAAAACTAGCTACCCACTCGCACAACATTGCCGGTATTGTCAATCTGGTCACCGAAATTGCCGGGCAAACCAACCTGCTGGCACTTAACGCCGCCATAGAAGCAGCCCGGGCCGGAGAAGCGGGCCGCGGTTTCACAGTGGTAGCAGCAGAGATTCAAAAACTGGCCGTATCCTCAGCCGATGCAGGAAAAAGGATCAAAGCTTTAATCCAGGATGTCATTGATGAAATCGCCAGCATAAATCAAAAAATGTTGCTGAGCAAAGAGGCGGCGGAAGAAAGCGTGTCCATAGTGGCCAATTCAGTGCAAAGAATGCTCGCCATTACCGAAGGGTTCCAGGAAATATCAAGCCGGCTAAAGGGTGTTTTTGCTGCCGCAGACATGGTCAGCGGAGGCAACCAGCAACTGGTAGCCAGCATAACGGCCCAGAATAGCGTGTTGGCAGAATTGCAGAGCCAGGCTGAAGAAATGGCGACACTGGCTGCCGGGCTAAATGAGCAACTAAATAACCAAAAATATCTCACTAAATAA
- a CDS encoding gamma-glutamylcyclotransferase family protein: MYLNNLFVYGTLLPGLANYHRFIAAYKPQVFPARARGVMYYLPQDDYPVVLEGEGTVKGVVFSSEQMPLILPEIDEIQKYTGVESQSHLIREIKDVRLLETGETIKAHMYLWPPSRADWLKKNGVVILDGDWARFLRVRNGGR, translated from the coding sequence ATGTATTTGAACAACCTCTTTGTTTACGGCACCCTGCTGCCCGGCCTGGCCAACTACCACCGCTTTATTGCCGCCTATAAACCCCAGGTATTTCCGGCCCGGGCCCGCGGTGTAATGTATTACCTGCCCCAGGACGACTATCCGGTAGTCCTGGAAGGGGAAGGCACAGTGAAAGGCGTTGTTTTCAGCAGCGAACAAATGCCGCTCATCCTGCCCGAAATTGACGAAATCCAAAAATACACCGGGGTGGAAAGCCAGAGCCATTTGATCAGAGAAATCAAAGATGTGCGCCTGCTGGAAACCGGCGAAACCATCAAAGCACACATGTACCTGTGGCCCCCTTCCCGCGCCGACTGGCTGAAGAAGAACGGTGTGGTCATCCTGGACGGCGATTGGGCCAGATTCCTGCGGGTAAGGAACGGCGGCCGATAA
- a CDS encoding DUF503 domain-containing protein: MAVGALEVDLYIYNARSLKEKRRVIKGLLERLYQRYRVAVAEVGRQDSWQSARLAIAVVAGEYGHVDQVLEAVVQHIQRCPDVEIQYMERQYI; encoded by the coding sequence ATGGCGGTAGGCGCCCTGGAGGTGGACTTGTATATTTACAATGCCCGTTCTCTGAAAGAGAAGCGCCGGGTGATTAAAGGCCTGTTGGAAAGGCTTTACCAGCGTTACCGCGTAGCAGTGGCCGAGGTCGGGCGGCAGGACAGCTGGCAAAGCGCCAGGCTGGCCATAGCTGTTGTGGCGGGAGAGTACGGGCATGTGGATCAGGTGTTGGAAGCGGTGGTGCAGCACATCCAGAGATGCCCGGATGTGGAAATACAGTATATGGAAAGACAATATATTTAG
- a CDS encoding DMT family transporter, with protein sequence MQTGQQIKADLALIFVTFVWGTTFVVVQNVLSDIGPYYFLAIRFTMASALLAFFYYRRLKQLDLSFAIAGIITGTVLFSGYAFQTIGLKYTTAANSGFITGLCVVFVPLILSLYRRKIPQLPLAGGVLLAATGLGLLSLGNQFSLNYGDILTFFCAIGFALHILAVAHYTRFYSPELLTILQIAVVAVLSALFACTLETPPPRLTLNVWLALLVTAVLGTALAFLIQNKVQKFTSPVHTAVIFTAEPVFAALTAYIVNNEQFTTRKLVGCALILTGMLLCELKGSSSEAKTKNCASTEQILEN encoded by the coding sequence ATGCAAACCGGCCAGCAAATCAAAGCCGATCTGGCGCTCATCTTTGTCACCTTTGTCTGGGGTACCACTTTTGTCGTGGTTCAGAACGTGCTGAGCGACATTGGTCCATATTATTTTCTGGCCATTCGTTTCACCATGGCCAGCGCCTTATTGGCATTTTTTTACTATCGGCGACTTAAACAACTGGATCTCTCTTTTGCCATCGCCGGTATAATCACGGGAACCGTCCTGTTCAGCGGCTATGCCTTCCAAACCATTGGCCTGAAATACACTACTGCTGCCAACTCGGGTTTTATCACCGGGTTGTGCGTGGTTTTTGTACCCCTTATTCTCTCTCTCTACCGGCGAAAAATACCCCAGTTGCCCCTGGCCGGAGGTGTACTGCTGGCCGCGACAGGCCTGGGCCTTTTATCCCTGGGCAACCAGTTCAGCCTGAATTACGGTGATATCCTGACCTTTTTCTGCGCCATCGGGTTTGCCCTGCACATTCTGGCCGTAGCCCACTACACCAGATTTTACAGTCCGGAGCTGCTGACAATTCTCCAAATAGCTGTCGTTGCTGTGCTCAGCGCCCTATTCGCCTGCACGCTGGAAACACCCCCACCCAGGCTAACCCTTAATGTTTGGCTGGCCTTGCTGGTCACAGCCGTGCTGGGCACAGCTCTGGCCTTCTTAATCCAGAACAAGGTACAAAAGTTCACTTCGCCCGTCCACACAGCGGTTATCTTCACCGCCGAACCGGTCTTTGCCGCTTTAACGGCCTACATTGTGAACAATGAACAATTTACCACCCGCAAACTCGTTGGTTGTGCCCTTATTCTGACTGGCATGTTGCTCTGTGAACTGAAGGGTTCCAGCAGCGAGGCTAAAACAAAAAATTGTGCATCAACCGAGCAAATTTTAGAAAATTAA
- a CDS encoding basic amino acid ABC transporter substrate-binding protein — MQKRGLVWKVWAAAAALAMLLVAGCGASGTAEKKEAAQSQAEQKAPQKIVVGSDTTFAPFEFQDSKTGQYVGFDVDLIHAVAKAANLEVDYKSMAFDGLIAALQAGQIDAAISAMTITPERQKVVNFSEPYYQSGLSVAVQAKNDTIKGFADLKGKSIAVQSGTTGALKAKEVPGAKIRYFTNTDQALLELKNGGVDAVINDHPVTAYFIQQGNPEIKIVGEKLTAESYGIAVPKSKPELLEKINAGLKAIKESGEYAQIYKKWFGEEPPK; from the coding sequence GTGCAGAAAAGAGGTTTGGTGTGGAAAGTATGGGCGGCTGCGGCAGCGCTGGCTATGTTGTTGGTAGCCGGGTGCGGTGCTTCCGGTACGGCCGAGAAAAAAGAAGCTGCCCAGAGCCAGGCGGAGCAAAAAGCGCCGCAAAAAATTGTGGTGGGTTCGGACACTACCTTTGCACCATTTGAATTTCAGGACAGCAAGACCGGCCAGTATGTGGGCTTTGACGTCGACCTGATTCATGCTGTTGCCAAGGCGGCCAACCTGGAGGTTGACTACAAGAGTATGGCTTTTGATGGGTTGATTGCCGCCCTGCAGGCCGGTCAGATCGATGCAGCCATTTCGGCCATGACCATTACGCCCGAGCGGCAAAAAGTGGTCAACTTCTCCGAGCCCTATTACCAGTCTGGTCTCAGTGTGGCCGTCCAAGCCAAAAATGATACGATCAAAGGGTTTGCTGATCTTAAGGGTAAGTCCATTGCTGTGCAGAGTGGTACCACCGGAGCGCTGAAGGCCAAGGAAGTGCCCGGCGCCAAGATCCGTTACTTCACCAATACTGACCAGGCTTTGCTGGAACTGAAAAATGGCGGTGTGGACGCGGTGATCAACGATCACCCGGTAACAGCTTACTTTATCCAGCAGGGTAACCCGGAAATTAAAATTGTGGGCGAAAAACTGACAGCCGAAAGCTATGGTATTGCCGTGCCCAAGTCCAAACCTGAACTGTTGGAGAAAATTAATGCCGGTTTGAAAGCGATCAAAGAAAGTGGCGAATACGCCCAGATTTACAAAAAATGGTTTGGTGAAGAGCCTCCCAAGTAA